A stretch of DNA from Variovorax paradoxus:
AGCGCCACAGCACGCCCCAGTCGGGCTTCTCCTTGCTGCCCGCCGGGTTGCCGTCGTAGATGCAGATGGTCGCGCCGAAGGCCAGGCCCGAGAGCTGCGAGTTCCACATCACCCAGCCCGTGGAGCTGTACCAGTGGTAGCGCTCGCCGAGGTTGTTGGCGCCGTAGCTCGCGCCCACGTCGTTGTGCAGGCCGCAGGCGTGCATGGTCAGCAGGATGCCGCCCTGCCCGTGCACGATGGGCTTGGGCAGGCCCGTGGTGCCGCTCGAATAGACGATCCAGATCGGGTGATCGAAAGGCAGCCACTCGGGCTCGAAGGCCGCGACCTCGGCGTCGTCGCGCGCAATGGCCTGCTGCCATTCGACGTCGTGCGCCACCGCGTTCGCAGCAAAGGGCGTCTGCACGAGCAGCAGCTTCTGCACGCTCGGCAGCTGGCCGCGCAGCTCCTGCAGCACCGTGCTGCGATCGAGCGGCTTGCCGCCGTAGTGCACGCCGTCGACCGCGATGAGCAGCGTGGGTTCGATCTGGCGGAAGCGGTCGGCCACGGCGGCCGTGCCCATGTCGGGCGCGCACACGCTCCACACCGCGCCGATGCTGGAGCACGCCAGAAACGCCACCATGGTCTCGGGCACGTTCGGCATGTAGGCGGCCACGCGGTCGCCGCGGCGCACGCCGAGCGACTTCAGCGTGAGCGCCACCGCGGCCACCTGGCGGCGCAGCTCGGGCCACGACAGGTCGCGCACCTCGCCGCGTTCGTTGTCGCTCACGATGGCGGGCAGGCCGGCCGCATGGGCCGCGTCGGCGTGGCGCAGCACCTCGCGCGTGTAGTTGACCTGCGCACCGGGGAACCAGCGCGCGCCGGGCATGCGCCGTTCGGCGAGCACCGCGGTGTGGGGCGTGGGCGAGTGCAGGCCGGCGTAGTCCCAGATGCTCTGCCAGAAGGCATCGAGGTCGGTGACGGACCAGCGCCACAGCGCGTCGTAGCTGTCGAAGGCCAAGCCGCGCGTGTCGCGCAGCCAGTTCTGATAGAGGCGGATCTGGGGGATGTTGGGAGCGGGCATGCCACGAGCGTAGCGCCGCGAACGGCCGTGCTCAATGAGGGTTGACCTCAGGGTTTGTACGCGTGTTCAACATTTTTGTACAGCCGTTCAATACGCCCCATGAACGCTCGCACACCGACGGTCCGCAAACGCAGCGCCACTCAGGCAGCACGTACCTCAGGCGTCCCGACCGTCGCACCCGAGCCCGCGCGACCCGACCGCCGGCAGGCGATCCTGCTGGCGGCCGAGAAGCTCTTTGCGCAGCACGGCTACCACGCGGTGACGATCCGCCAGATCGCCGAGGAAGCCGGCGTGCCGCTCGCGCTGGTGGGCTACTACTTCGGCCCGAAGCACGAGCTGTTCCACGCAATCTTCGAACACTGGAGCCACACCATCGAGGAACGGCTCGCGCGCCTCGCGGCCGTGACCATCGACCCCGACGATGCGCGCACGCTGCCGCGCATCATCGAAGCCTTCACCGCGCCCGTGCTGGCGCTGCGCGCGAGCACCGAGGGCGAGTACTACGCACTGCTGGTGGCGCGCGAGCTGTACCACGCGACCGAGGAAGCCGACCGCGTGCTGCGCGGCTACTTCGACCCGCTCGCCGAGGCCTACATCGATGCACTGCATGTGGCGCTGCCGCACGCCACGCACGGCCAGGTCGCGTGGGGCTACCAGTTCGCGCTCGGCGCGCTGTTGCACCACCTGAATGACAGCCGCATCGAACGGCTCTCGCGCGGCGAGAACCGGCGCGCCGACCCGGCCGTGGCGCCGATGCTCGTGAACTTCATCGTCGGCGGCCTGCGCGCCGCGCTGCCCCGGCCCAAAGCCGCTTCGAAGGTTGCGCCGAAGGCCGTCGCCGCCAAGCCCTCACGCACGAAAAAGACCATTCCCAGGAGACCCCAGCCATGATGAAAAGACGCACCCTGCTGTCGGCGCTCGCGGCCGCATCGGCCACCGCCTCGTTGCCTTCGCGCGCACAGCAGGCGCACCCGAAGATTGTGTTCGGCTACACGGCGGTGACCGACTTCGCCTCGGTCTTCGTGGCGGCCGAAGAGGGCTACTTCAAGAAGCGCAGCCTTGATGTAGAGCTGAAGTTCATTCCGCTGAACTCCACCATTCCGGCGGCGCTGCAGTCCGACTCGCTGCAGATCGGCGGGCCCACGCCTTCGGTGTTTTTGCAGGCGGTGGACGGCGGGCTCGACCTCGTGCTGGTGGCCGGCGGCGGCCTCACCTCGAAGACGATCACGGGCTTCGGCCTCGTGGCGCGCGCGGGCTCGGGCATCAAGAGCCCGCAGGACTGCGTGGGCAAGAAGATCGGCGTGCCGGGGCTCGGCGCCTTCCTGCACGTGACCTTCCGCGCGTGGCTGAAGGACAGCGGCGTCGACTACCGCAAGGTCAACTTCATCGAGGCCGCGTTCCCGCAGCATGCCGACCTGCTGCGCGGCGGCTCGGTCGATGCGGTGGTGTCGGCCGACCCGTTCATGAGCCGCATCACCGAGAGCGGCGCGGGCTATGTGGCCTCGTACTACTCGACCTTCCTGCCCGAGAACAACCAGACCATCGTGCACGCGGCCAAGCGCGAGTGGGTGGCGAAGAACCCTGCCACGGCGCGCGCCTTCCGCGAGGCGCTGGTCGAATCCGCGACCTTCATGCAGCAGCCGAAGAACGACGCCAAGGTGCGCGCGGCCATCGGCAAGTACATCAAGCTGCCGGCCGAGGTGCTCGC
This window harbors:
- a CDS encoding acetoacetate--CoA ligase, yielding MPAPNIPQIRLYQNWLRDTRGLAFDSYDALWRWSVTDLDAFWQSIWDYAGLHSPTPHTAVLAERRMPGARWFPGAQVNYTREVLRHADAAHAAGLPAIVSDNERGEVRDLSWPELRRQVAAVALTLKSLGVRRGDRVAAYMPNVPETMVAFLACSSIGAVWSVCAPDMGTAAVADRFRQIEPTLLIAVDGVHYGGKPLDRSTVLQELRGQLPSVQKLLLVQTPFAANAVAHDVEWQQAIARDDAEVAAFEPEWLPFDHPIWIVYSSGTTGLPKPIVHGQGGILLTMHACGLHNDVGASYGANNLGERYHWYSSTGWVMWNSQLSGLAFGATICIYDGNPAGSKEKPDWGVLWRFVAKHRVTFFGAGAAYFTNCMKAGLVAKDCGDLSRVRALGSTGSPLPDEVQRWGSQQILDAGSTGVWWCNISGGTDFCGAFVGGNRELPEVPGQMQCRELGHAVEAWNEQGQPVIGEVGELVCTQPIPSMPLYFWGDEGNARYVSSYFDTYPGVWRHGDWIKIGTDGGCIIYGRSDATINRQGLRMGTSEIYSAVEGLPEVLDSMVVDLEYLGRDSYMPLFVVLRPGVALDDAMRTRINNAIKTSLSPRFVPNDIFQVAEIPRTLSGKKQELPIKKLLLGQPIEKVVNREAMANPGSLDWYVAFAAERASA
- a CDS encoding TetR/AcrR family transcriptional regulator, giving the protein MNARTPTVRKRSATQAARTSGVPTVAPEPARPDRRQAILLAAEKLFAQHGYHAVTIRQIAEEAGVPLALVGYYFGPKHELFHAIFEHWSHTIEERLARLAAVTIDPDDARTLPRIIEAFTAPVLALRASTEGEYYALLVARELYHATEEADRVLRGYFDPLAEAYIDALHVALPHATHGQVAWGYQFALGALLHHLNDSRIERLSRGENRRADPAVAPMLVNFIVGGLRAALPRPKAASKVAPKAVAAKPSRTKKTIPRRPQP
- a CDS encoding ABC transporter substrate-binding protein, with protein sequence MMKRRTLLSALAAASATASLPSRAQQAHPKIVFGYTAVTDFASVFVAAEEGYFKKRSLDVELKFIPLNSTIPAALQSDSLQIGGPTPSVFLQAVDGGLDLVLVAGGGLTSKTITGFGLVARAGSGIKSPQDCVGKKIGVPGLGAFLHVTFRAWLKDSGVDYRKVNFIEAAFPQHADLLRGGSVDAVVSADPFMSRITESGAGYVASYYSTFLPENNQTIVHAAKREWVAKNPATARAFREALVESATFMQQPKNDAKVRAAIGKYIKLPAEVLAKVQVSPPGPVVTDKQLGYWTGLMKEQDMLKTSIDVAKLIAK